The Streptomonospora litoralis genome window below encodes:
- a CDS encoding C40 family peptidase — protein MNLSMGFVRPNRGNSTRPMTKAAVTLSSLAVFAALALVSAGPAAAEERVYQASSVAGEAVEHAKEQIGKPYRWGAEGPGSFDCSGLVQYSYKKAGKRLSRTTYTQFREGRSVSRSNLRPGDLVFFYSGPSHVGMYVGNGRMIHAPSSGKRVQIVEMAGYYNRQFVGARRVA, from the coding sequence ATGAACCTGTCCATGGGATTCGTGCGGCCGAATCGGGGAAACAGTACCCGCCCCATGACCAAGGCGGCTGTTACGTTATCCTCCCTGGCGGTATTCGCCGCGTTGGCGCTCGTATCCGCAGGTCCGGCGGCCGCGGAGGAACGAGTCTACCAGGCGTCGAGTGTCGCCGGGGAAGCCGTCGAACACGCCAAGGAGCAAATAGGCAAACCTTACCGGTGGGGCGCGGAAGGGCCGGGGTCCTTCGACTGCTCGGGGCTTGTGCAGTATTCGTACAAGAAGGCGGGCAAGCGCCTCAGCCGCACCACCTACACCCAGTTCCGGGAAGGCCGTTCGGTTTCCCGGTCGAACCTGCGTCCGGGGGATCTCGTCTTCTTCTATTCCGGGCCGAGCCATGTCGGCATGTACGTCGGGAACGGCCGGATGATCCACGCGCCGAGTTCCGGGAAAAGGGTCCAGATCGTCGAGATGGCCGGCTACTACAACCGGCAGTTCGTGGGCGCGCGCCGCGTCGCCTGA
- a CDS encoding phosphatase produces the protein MPIRPANLATMSATIAGALSGMRAGRADSVRPVTVTFESGHEQVVDTGGCRALEADQGGVVAIEADAVAKYALFAGTSCQGGRAVTSGRGSVTFSQPVLAGAIVLG, from the coding sequence GTGCCGATCCGCCCTGCCAACCTCGCCACCATGTCCGCCACCATCGCCGGTGCGCTGTCCGGTATGCGCGCCGGGCGGGCCGACTCCGTGCGTCCCGTGACCGTGACCTTCGAGTCCGGGCATGAGCAGGTGGTCGACACCGGTGGCTGCCGGGCGCTGGAGGCCGACCAGGGCGGGGTGGTGGCCATCGAGGCCGACGCCGTCGCCAAATACGCGCTCTTCGCCGGAACCTCGTGCCAGGGCGGCCGCGCCGTCACCTCGGGCCGGGGTTCCGTCACGTTCAGCCAACCGGTCCTCGCCGGCGCGATCGTGCTGGGCTGA
- a CDS encoding methylmalonyl-CoA mutase subunit beta yields METPESGPRTAHGDLAADHESAAGFPGATYEQWRELVAQVLRKAGAEVDPDAPAPEAALATTTYDGITLGPLYTVGDDIDSGFPGAAPFTRGGRPQGAVIEGWEVRQQHRDPRPERARQAVSADLMGGVGALWLVCGDAGIPTGGIGEVLADVHLDLAPVTLEAGADYEAAARELLSAWSDREPPDSALAGGLGIDPLTTAARTGEPVDAEGAARFAVEAASRHPGLRLFTADAACCHEAGGSPAQELGAAMAAGVAYLRALAGAGTGLADAARRIEFRFAASADQFATIAKLRAARAMWNRVLQACGLEAADRPPMRQHAVTSAAMATRRDPHVNMVRSTLACFAAGVGGADAVTVLPFDHALGLPDDFARRIARNTQALLVEEAHLARVVDPAGGSFYVERLTADLYGAGWAFFQRLEAAGGMADAVSGGMLAAELDEVWQRRRDAIAHRRDPITGVTEFPDLDEEPIEREPLPTAASAASALPRRRYAQDFEELRDRSDAHRAATGARPRVFLATLGPVATHTARAAFAGNLLRVGGIEAAGGESAGGAEEAVAAFSASGARVACLCGSDKVYAEHAADTAAALKDAGAERVLLAGRPAAVSEGAAVDDFCFAGCDALGLLAGLHDVLGVGR; encoded by the coding sequence ATGGAGACGCCGGAGAGCGGTCCGCGGACCGCGCACGGGGACCTCGCCGCCGACCACGAATCGGCGGCAGGCTTTCCCGGGGCCACCTACGAGCAGTGGCGCGAACTGGTCGCCCAAGTGCTGCGGAAGGCCGGGGCGGAGGTCGATCCCGACGCCCCTGCGCCTGAGGCGGCACTGGCCACCACGACCTACGACGGGATCACACTGGGGCCGCTCTACACGGTCGGCGACGACATCGACTCCGGATTCCCCGGCGCCGCCCCCTTCACCCGCGGCGGCCGCCCGCAGGGCGCCGTCATCGAGGGATGGGAGGTCCGCCAGCAGCACCGCGACCCGCGGCCCGAGCGCGCGCGGCAGGCCGTCTCCGCGGACCTGATGGGCGGCGTCGGCGCCCTGTGGCTGGTCTGCGGCGACGCCGGCATCCCCACCGGCGGCATAGGCGAGGTGCTGGCCGACGTCCACCTCGACCTCGCCCCCGTCACGCTGGAGGCCGGCGCCGACTACGAGGCCGCCGCGCGCGAGCTGCTGAGCGCCTGGAGCGATCGGGAACCGCCCGACAGCGCGCTCGCAGGCGGGTTGGGCATCGACCCGCTGACCACCGCCGCGCGCACCGGCGAGCCCGTCGACGCCGAGGGGGCGGCGCGCTTCGCCGTCGAGGCCGCTTCCCGCCACCCCGGGCTGCGGCTGTTCACCGCCGACGCCGCCTGCTGCCACGAGGCCGGCGGCTCCCCGGCCCAGGAGCTCGGCGCCGCCATGGCGGCGGGCGTCGCCTACCTGCGGGCGCTGGCCGGCGCCGGGACCGGCCTGGCCGACGCCGCGCGGCGCATCGAGTTCCGCTTCGCCGCGAGCGCCGACCAGTTCGCGACCATCGCCAAGCTGCGCGCGGCGCGGGCCATGTGGAACCGCGTGCTCCAGGCGTGCGGCCTGGAGGCGGCCGATCGCCCGCCCATGCGCCAGCACGCGGTCACCTCGGCGGCCATGGCCACCCGCCGCGACCCGCACGTGAACATGGTCCGCAGCACCCTGGCCTGCTTCGCCGCGGGCGTCGGCGGCGCCGACGCCGTGACCGTGCTCCCCTTCGACCACGCCCTCGGCCTGCCCGACGACTTCGCCCGGCGCATCGCCCGCAACACCCAGGCGCTGCTGGTCGAGGAGGCGCACTTGGCCCGGGTCGTCGACCCGGCGGGCGGCTCGTTCTACGTCGAGCGGCTGACCGCCGACCTCTACGGCGCCGGTTGGGCGTTCTTCCAGCGGCTGGAGGCCGCGGGCGGCATGGCCGATGCGGTGTCGGGCGGGATGCTCGCCGCCGAACTGGATGAGGTGTGGCAGCGGCGCCGCGACGCGATCGCGCATCGCCGGGACCCGATCACCGGTGTCACCGAGTTCCCCGACCTGGACGAAGAGCCGATCGAGCGCGAACCGCTGCCGACCGCCGCAAGCGCCGCGTCGGCGCTGCCGCGCCGCCGCTACGCCCAGGACTTCGAGGAGTTGCGCGACCGTTCCGACGCGCACCGGGCCGCCACAGGCGCGCGGCCGCGGGTGTTCCTGGCCACTCTGGGACCGGTCGCCACGCACACCGCGCGGGCCGCGTTCGCCGGGAACCTGCTGCGGGTCGGCGGCATCGAGGCCGCGGGCGGCGAGTCCGCCGGCGGCGCCGAGGAGGCCGTCGCCGCCTTCAGCGCGAGCGGCGCCCGCGTCGCCTGCCTGTGCGGCAGCGACAAGGTCTACGCCGAGCACGCCGCCGACACCGCCGCGGCGCTCAAGGATGCGGGCGCCGAGCGCGTGCTGCTGGCGGGCAGGCCCGCCGCCGTGTCCGAAGGCGCGGCCGTCGACGACTTCTGCTTCGCCGGGTGCGACGCGCTCGGCCTGCTCGCCGGCCTGCACGACGTGCTGGGGGTAGGCCGATGA
- a CDS encoding superoxide dismutase family protein, protein MSVTRAILGLAAASLLLSGCGEEFEGDDEGVAHPTPSAGGSVEAGFGDLGHVNAEFQPYAPDADAVTYDEQAVPPGSTVTAAATMDGAETDFTLAVSGLQPNEPYGAHLHTDSCGEDPQAAGPHYQDDQAPADAANDPEYANEENEVWLDFTTDADGTADSEADVGWTPREGEANSIVIHADHTETTPGEAGMAGTRLACVDFAP, encoded by the coding sequence GTGTCCGTGACCCGAGCCATCCTCGGCCTGGCCGCCGCATCCCTGCTGCTCTCCGGGTGCGGCGAGGAATTCGAGGGAGACGACGAGGGGGTCGCCCACCCGACGCCCTCGGCGGGCGGGTCGGTCGAGGCCGGCTTCGGCGACCTCGGCCACGTCAACGCCGAATTCCAGCCCTACGCGCCCGACGCCGACGCCGTCACCTACGACGAACAGGCCGTGCCGCCGGGCTCGACGGTCACCGCGGCCGCAACCATGGACGGCGCCGAGACCGACTTCACCCTGGCGGTGAGCGGCCTGCAGCCGAACGAGCCCTACGGCGCCCACCTGCACACCGACTCCTGCGGCGAGGACCCGCAGGCCGCCGGCCCGCACTACCAGGACGATCAGGCGCCCGCCGACGCCGCGAACGACCCCGAGTACGCCAACGAGGAGAACGAGGTCTGGCTGGACTTCACCACCGACGCCGACGGCACGGCGGACTCCGAAGCGGACGTCGGCTGGACGCCGCGGGAGGGCGAGGCCAACTCGATCGTCATCCACGCCGACCACACCGAAACGACCCCGGGCGAAGCGGGCATGGCGGGAACCCGGCTGGCCTGCGTCGACTTCGCGCCGTAG
- a CDS encoding DUF6412 domain-containing protein — MPLGYALGHALAFGPDLDPAWPLSPLFGPALGAFAVLAIVALGAAVARAVCRVGARSAPHTAEDSRRDFLLRSGECAPAPPVRAPDTPGKPRPRAPGFPAAIG; from the coding sequence ATGCCTCTCGGCTACGCCCTCGGGCACGCGCTCGCGTTCGGTCCCGACCTCGACCCCGCGTGGCCGCTGTCGCCGCTGTTCGGACCGGCCCTCGGCGCGTTCGCCGTGCTGGCGATCGTCGCGCTCGGCGCGGCGGTGGCGCGGGCGGTCTGCCGCGTCGGCGCGCGCTCGGCGCCCCACACGGCCGAGGACAGCCGCCGCGACTTCCTGCTGCGCAGCGGCGAGTGCGCACCCGCGCCGCCGGTGCGCGCGCCCGATACGCCCGGTAAACCGCGGCCGAGGGCACCCGGATTTCCGGCGGCGATCGGCTGA
- a CDS encoding helix-turn-helix transcriptional regulator, which produces MSGSGIEAVGVLAEPLRRKLYDYVAERGGDVGRAEAAEAVGARRNLVAFHLDKLVEAGLLDVTRGKLTGREGPGSGRPAKLYRRSHREHAVQLPPRDYGTAAALLADAVERAGADEALYASAREEGERRGAAQAAQNDGGAAGDSGSAAGGPVSAAALAHWLEHHGYEPAPVEAAPGSDAQTPARAGAHPLLRLRNCPFDAVARSHPPLACGMNLELLRGLLSGAGADSFRADMAPAPRGCCVLISAIAADSKTNLD; this is translated from the coding sequence ATGAGCGGATCCGGGATCGAGGCGGTTGGTGTGCTCGCCGAGCCGCTGCGCCGCAAACTCTACGACTACGTCGCCGAGCGCGGCGGCGACGTCGGCCGCGCCGAGGCCGCCGAGGCGGTGGGTGCGCGGCGCAACCTCGTCGCGTTCCACCTGGACAAGCTGGTCGAAGCGGGGCTGCTGGACGTCACCAGGGGCAAGCTCACCGGGCGCGAAGGGCCGGGCTCGGGACGTCCGGCCAAACTCTACCGCCGTTCGCACCGGGAGCACGCCGTCCAGCTGCCGCCGCGCGACTACGGCACCGCCGCCGCCCTGCTCGCCGATGCCGTGGAACGCGCGGGCGCCGACGAGGCGCTGTACGCCTCGGCCAGGGAGGAAGGCGAGCGCCGCGGCGCCGCGCAGGCCGCGCAGAACGACGGCGGCGCCGCGGGAGACAGCGGGTCCGCGGCCGGCGGCCCGGTCTCGGCAGCCGCGCTCGCGCACTGGCTTGAGCACCACGGCTACGAACCGGCTCCGGTCGAGGCCGCGCCCGGCTCCGACGCACAGACGCCCGCCCGGGCGGGGGCCCATCCGCTGCTGCGGCTGCGCAACTGCCCCTTCGACGCCGTGGCCCGCAGCCACCCGCCGCTGGCCTGCGGCATGAACCTGGAACTGCTGCGCGGCCTGCTGAGCGGCGCGGGCGCCGACTCCTTCCGCGCGGACATGGCGCCGGCGCCCCGAGGCTGCTGCGTCCTCATCTCCGCGATCGCCGCCGATTCCAAAACCAATTTAGATTGA
- a CDS encoding YigZ family protein, whose amino-acid sequence MRTIRHGGEYELLIKKSRFVCALQRVGDEDAARRFIAERRRMHWGAAHNCTAYVLGAEGEVQRSGDDGEPSGTAGVPMLEVLRHRGITDTAAVVTRYFGGVKLGAGGLIRAYGNAVAAALDDVGELERRTLRIVTVGADYLLAGKLESDLRESAYRVRDVRYGADVAIDVAVAEHALDGFGDWLAEATGGKAEYGLGGSTTIEVEPGAE is encoded by the coding sequence ATGCGAACCATCAGACACGGCGGCGAGTACGAGCTGCTCATCAAGAAGTCCCGATTCGTCTGCGCCCTGCAGCGCGTCGGGGACGAGGACGCGGCGCGCCGGTTCATCGCCGAGCGTCGGCGGATGCACTGGGGCGCGGCGCACAACTGCACCGCCTACGTGCTCGGCGCCGAAGGGGAGGTGCAGCGCTCCGGCGACGACGGCGAACCGTCCGGCACAGCGGGGGTGCCGATGCTCGAAGTGCTGCGCCATCGCGGGATCACCGACACCGCGGCCGTCGTGACCCGCTACTTCGGCGGGGTGAAACTGGGGGCCGGCGGTCTGATCCGCGCCTACGGCAACGCGGTCGCCGCTGCGCTCGACGACGTCGGCGAGCTGGAGCGGCGCACGCTGCGGATCGTGACGGTCGGTGCCGACTACCTGCTCGCGGGGAAACTGGAAAGCGACCTGCGCGAGTCCGCCTACCGGGTGCGGGACGTGCGCTACGGCGCCGACGTGGCCATCGACGTGGCCGTGGCCGAGCACGCCCTCGACGGCTTCGGCGACTGGCTCGCCGAAGCCACCGGCGGCAAGGCGGAATACGGGCTCGGCGGCAGCACCACGATCGAGGTGGAGCCCGGTGCCGAGTGA
- a CDS encoding SSI family serine proteinase inhibitor, producing the protein MLRRIAAGVGAAGAAALLCSAAAAPAAAQESSSTLEITVERAGAGTLDRYWLNCDPDFGTHPRPQEACAHLRESGGDLERLRSGAAYCPPTESPVEVRITGTWREEPVDFRVRYANGCYARVVGGPVVPSAWE; encoded by the coding sequence ATGCTACGTCGAATCGCCGCCGGGGTCGGGGCCGCGGGTGCGGCCGCCCTCCTCTGCTCGGCAGCGGCAGCGCCCGCAGCGGCTCAGGAGTCCTCGTCGACGCTGGAGATCACCGTCGAACGCGCCGGCGCGGGCACTCTGGACCGCTACTGGCTGAACTGCGATCCCGACTTCGGCACCCATCCCCGCCCGCAGGAGGCCTGTGCCCACCTGCGGGAGAGCGGCGGCGACCTGGAACGCCTTCGTTCCGGAGCGGCCTACTGCCCGCCCACCGAGTCACCCGTCGAGGTCCGCATCACCGGGACCTGGCGCGAGGAACCGGTCGACTTCCGGGTTCGGTATGCCAACGGCTGCTACGCGCGCGTCGTCGGCGGTCCCGTCGTGCCTTCGGCCTGGGAGTAG
- a CDS encoding YidC/Oxa1 family membrane protein insertase, whose amino-acid sequence MYTFPPIAAAVGAAYTVVTALAAVLAPVAGPAAAALAVVVLTAAVRLALLPLSIAQVRGEKVRTRLAPRMRELQRRHRADPQRLLTEQRRLYAEAGSSPMAGCLPALAQLPVFMVLYGVFTSPVVGGSGNELLRHTLGGVPLGSGLGDVLAGGGAGTAVFAVLLVVVAATAWASRRWLTLPALEGAAEAGTPAVPGARLMSFLPYGTVAAAAFLPLAAGLYLATTTAWTVAERLALRQLITG is encoded by the coding sequence ATGTACACGTTTCCACCGATCGCGGCCGCCGTCGGGGCGGCCTATACCGTCGTCACCGCACTCGCGGCCGTACTGGCCCCCGTAGCCGGACCCGCGGCGGCGGCGCTGGCCGTCGTCGTGCTGACCGCGGCCGTCCGGCTGGCGCTGCTGCCGCTGAGCATCGCCCAGGTCCGCGGCGAGAAGGTGCGCACGCGGCTCGCTCCGCGGATGCGCGAACTCCAGCGCCGCCACCGCGCCGACCCGCAGCGGTTGCTCACCGAACAGCGCCGCCTCTACGCCGAGGCGGGCAGTTCGCCGATGGCGGGGTGCCTGCCCGCACTGGCGCAGCTGCCGGTCTTCATGGTGCTCTACGGCGTTTTCACCAGCCCGGTCGTCGGCGGATCCGGCAACGAACTGCTGCGGCACACTCTCGGCGGCGTGCCGCTGGGGTCAGGGCTGGGCGACGTGCTCGCGGGCGGCGGCGCCGGTACGGCCGTCTTCGCCGTGCTGCTCGTGGTCGTCGCCGCGACCGCGTGGGCGTCGCGGCGGTGGCTGACGCTTCCGGCGCTGGAGGGCGCCGCCGAAGCGGGCACGCCGGCGGTGCCCGGAGCGCGGCTGATGTCGTTCCTGCCGTACGGGACCGTGGCGGCCGCCGCGTTCCTCCCGCTGGCCGCCGGGTTGTACCTGGCGACGACGACCGCCTGGACCGTGGCCGAGCGGCTGGCGCTGCGGCAGTTGATCACCGGCTGA
- a CDS encoding DUF3291 domain-containing protein, with protein MSDHRLAQLNIAALKAPLDDPALADFVALLDPINALAEASPGFVWRYVDENGADATAARPFGDDLIVNFSLWADRDSLWNFTYRSGHLDLLRRRREWFTRMAAAHQVMWWVPAGRIPTIEEAGERLALLRANGPSPEAFTFTDSYPPPSAPPTTAETGTPETATRAGAGLTPPRPASPSSS; from the coding sequence ATGAGCGACCACCGGCTGGCCCAACTCAACATCGCCGCCCTCAAAGCACCGCTGGACGATCCCGCCCTGGCGGACTTCGTCGCGCTGCTCGACCCGATCAACGCCCTCGCCGAGGCCAGCCCCGGCTTCGTCTGGCGCTACGTCGACGAGAACGGCGCCGACGCCACGGCCGCCCGGCCATTCGGCGACGACCTCATCGTCAACTTCTCGCTCTGGGCGGACCGCGACTCGTTGTGGAACTTCACCTACCGCAGCGGCCACCTGGACCTGCTGCGCCGCCGCCGCGAATGGTTCACCCGCATGGCCGCCGCGCACCAGGTGATGTGGTGGGTTCCGGCGGGCCGCATCCCCACGATCGAAGAGGCCGGAGAGCGCCTGGCGCTGCTCCGCGCGAACGGCCCGTCCCCCGAGGCGTTCACCTTCACGGACTCCTATCCCCCGCCGAGTGCTCCCCCTACCACCGCAGAGACCGGCACCCCGGAGACCGCAACCCGCGCCGGCGCGGGACTGACGCCCCCGCGCCCGGCCTCGCCGTCTTCTTCCTGA
- a CDS encoding SLC13 family permease yields MATPSEPGSTAAPTGGSTGGTSATSPGDTAEADTGLLRKRIGLAAGIVLALAVYFAIPDSLDHAGKVTAAVATLMAAWWMTEAIPLPATALLPLVLFPVLIGADIAAVAAPYADDVIFLFMGGFMLAMAMQRWNLHRRIALVVVSAVGTSPVMLIAGFMLATGFLTMWVSNTATTVMMLPIGLSVLGLVNQLGEGKGDANFATALMLGIAYSASIGSVSTLIGTPPNAFMAGYLSQTHGIEVGFGQWMMVGLPLAAVFLVVAWLVLTRLVYPPGISTLPGGRELIRDQLREMGPMSRGEWTVLAVFVAAAVSWVGIPFLADTPAVADALPWLADISDAGIAMTVAVALFLIPVKGRSGVAALDWSTALQLPWGILLLFGGGIALSVQFEETGLSNWIGERVGLLSAVPAWLIVLIVAALVLLLTELTSNTATANIFLPVLAGVAVGLGLDIMLLVVPAALAASLAFMLPVATPPNAIAFGSGYIRIGQMVRAGVWLNIISVVLIMATMYGIAYWVFSMGG; encoded by the coding sequence ATGGCGACACCAAGTGAACCCGGGTCGACCGCGGCTCCAACCGGAGGGTCGACCGGCGGCACCTCGGCGACCTCTCCGGGCGACACCGCCGAGGCCGACACCGGCCTGCTGCGCAAGCGGATCGGTCTCGCGGCGGGCATCGTCCTGGCCCTGGCGGTCTACTTCGCCATCCCCGACTCCCTGGACCACGCCGGCAAGGTGACCGCGGCCGTCGCGACACTGATGGCCGCATGGTGGATGACCGAGGCCATTCCCCTTCCGGCGACCGCTTTGCTGCCCCTCGTCCTGTTCCCCGTCCTCATCGGGGCCGACATCGCCGCCGTCGCCGCGCCATACGCCGACGACGTCATCTTCCTGTTCATGGGCGGCTTCATGCTGGCGATGGCGATGCAGCGGTGGAATCTGCACCGCCGTATCGCGCTGGTCGTGGTCTCGGCGGTCGGCACCAGCCCGGTGATGCTGATCGCCGGGTTCATGCTGGCCACCGGCTTCCTCACGATGTGGGTCAGCAACACCGCCACCACCGTCATGATGCTGCCCATCGGCCTGTCGGTGCTCGGCCTGGTCAACCAGCTGGGCGAAGGCAAGGGCGACGCCAACTTCGCCACCGCGCTGATGCTGGGTATCGCCTACTCCGCGTCGATCGGCTCGGTCTCCACCCTCATCGGCACTCCGCCCAACGCGTTCATGGCGGGCTACCTCTCGCAGACCCACGGCATCGAGGTCGGCTTCGGCCAGTGGATGATGGTGGGCCTGCCGCTGGCCGCGGTCTTTTTGGTCGTGGCCTGGCTGGTGCTGACGCGCCTGGTCTATCCGCCCGGAATCAGCACGCTGCCCGGAGGCCGGGAGCTGATCCGCGATCAGCTCCGCGAGATGGGGCCGATGTCGCGCGGCGAGTGGACGGTGCTCGCCGTCTTCGTGGCCGCCGCCGTGTCGTGGGTCGGCATCCCGTTCCTGGCCGACACCCCCGCCGTCGCCGACGCGCTGCCGTGGCTGGCCGACATCTCCGACGCGGGGATCGCGATGACGGTCGCGGTTGCCCTGTTCCTGATCCCGGTCAAGGGCCGCTCCGGCGTGGCCGCACTCGACTGGTCGACCGCGCTGCAGCTGCCCTGGGGCATCCTGCTGCTGTTCGGCGGCGGGATCGCGCTGTCGGTGCAGTTCGAGGAGACCGGACTGAGCAACTGGATCGGTGAGCGGGTGGGCCTGCTCAGCGCCGTGCCGGCGTGGCTGATCGTGCTGATCGTGGCCGCTCTGGTGCTGCTGCTCACCGAGCTGACCAGCAACACAGCGACGGCCAACATCTTCCTCCCGGTCCTCGCCGGCGTCGCGGTCGGGCTGGGTCTGGACATCATGCTGCTGGTCGTCCCCGCCGCGCTCGCCGCCTCTCTGGCCTTCATGCTGCCGGTGGCCACCCCGCCCAACGCGATCGCGTTCGGCTCCGGCTACATCCGCATCGGCCAAATGGTCCGCGCGGGGGTCTGGCTGAACATCATCTCGGTCGTGCTGATCATGGCGACGATGTACGGCATCGCGTACTGGGTGTTCTCCATGGGCGGCTGA